One part of the Methylobacterium mesophilicum SR1.6/6 genome encodes these proteins:
- a CDS encoding fructose-specific PTS transporter subunit EIIC, with translation MAQLLAVVGGGDLSTHAVLALEALRKAAGRRNQPIALELRGAPGANPLPDAAIREAGAVLLVGSGDLGEGRFGALRRARAAVEDVLTDVNAVLDRALSGAGEGTPAAEAARTKRIVAITSCPTGIAHTFMAAEGLQAAAEALGHAIRVETQGSVGARDGLTAAEIAAADIVLIAADTGVDRSRFAGKRVYATTTKAAIRDGKGLIATALAEAQMQPADGAAAEARPEAAERKAGAYKHLMTGVSFMLPFVVAGGLLIALAFAVGGIDAMAPGHEGTLGYALGQIGAKAAFALIVPALAGYIAYSIADRPGIAPGMIGGMLAANLQAGFLGGIAAGFIAGYTARFLNTHIRLHRNLEGLKPVLILPLLATTITGLLMIYVVGVPVAAVLSALTAWLKGMQGASALVLGLVLGGMMAVDMGGPINKAAYASAAALLSSGVDAPMAAVMLGGMTPPLGLALATRLFPARFTQAEREAGGAAAVLGAAFITEGAIPFAAADPLRVIPSLVAGSAVAGALALTLGVTLKVPHGGLFVLPIPNAVTNLPGAVLALAAGTLVTALAVGLLKKRTG, from the coding sequence ATGGCACAGTTGCTGGCGGTGGTCGGAGGCGGAGACCTCTCCACCCACGCCGTCCTCGCCCTCGAGGCGCTGCGCAAGGCCGCGGGCCGGCGCAACCAGCCCATCGCCCTGGAGCTGCGCGGCGCGCCGGGCGCCAACCCGCTGCCGGACGCGGCGATCCGCGAGGCCGGCGCGGTGCTGCTCGTCGGCTCCGGGGATCTCGGCGAGGGCCGGTTCGGGGCGCTGCGCCGGGCGCGGGCCGCCGTCGAGGACGTCCTCACCGACGTCAACGCCGTGCTCGACCGGGCGCTCTCCGGGGCCGGGGAGGGGACGCCGGCCGCCGAGGCCGCCAGGACGAAGCGGATCGTGGCGATCACCTCCTGCCCCACCGGGATCGCCCACACCTTCATGGCCGCCGAGGGTCTGCAGGCCGCCGCCGAGGCGCTGGGCCACGCGATCCGCGTGGAGACGCAAGGCTCGGTCGGCGCCCGCGACGGCCTGACCGCCGCCGAGATCGCCGCCGCCGACATCGTCCTCATCGCGGCCGATACCGGCGTCGACCGGTCCCGATTTGCCGGCAAACGCGTCTACGCCACCACCACCAAGGCGGCGATCCGCGACGGCAAGGGCCTGATCGCCACGGCGCTGGCGGAGGCGCAGATGCAGCCGGCCGACGGCGCAGCGGCCGAGGCCCGGCCGGAGGCGGCCGAGCGGAAGGCCGGCGCCTACAAGCACCTGATGACCGGGGTCTCGTTCATGCTGCCCTTCGTGGTGGCGGGCGGCCTCTTGATCGCACTCGCCTTCGCGGTCGGCGGCATCGACGCCATGGCGCCCGGCCACGAGGGGACGCTCGGCTACGCGCTGGGCCAGATCGGCGCCAAGGCGGCCTTCGCGCTGATCGTCCCGGCGCTCGCCGGCTACATCGCCTACTCGATCGCCGACCGGCCCGGCATCGCGCCGGGCATGATCGGCGGCATGCTGGCGGCGAACCTCCAGGCGGGCTTCCTCGGCGGCATCGCGGCCGGGTTCATCGCCGGCTACACGGCCCGGTTCCTGAACACGCATATCCGCCTGCACCGGAACCTGGAGGGGCTGAAGCCGGTCCTGATCCTGCCGCTGCTCGCCACCACAATCACCGGCCTCCTGATGATCTACGTGGTCGGCGTGCCGGTGGCGGCGGTGCTGTCGGCCCTCACGGCCTGGCTCAAGGGCATGCAGGGGGCGAGCGCCCTGGTGCTCGGGCTCGTGCTGGGCGGCATGATGGCGGTCGACATGGGCGGCCCGATCAACAAGGCCGCCTACGCCTCGGCGGCGGCGCTGCTCTCCTCCGGCGTCGACGCGCCCATGGCGGCCGTCATGCTCGGCGGGATGACGCCGCCGCTCGGCCTCGCCCTGGCGACCCGCCTGTTCCCGGCCCGCTTCACGCAGGCGGAGCGCGAGGCCGGCGGCGCCGCCGCGGTGCTCGGCGCGGCCTTCATCACCGAGGGGGCGATCCCCTTCGCGGCCGCCGATCCCCTGCGGGTGATCCCGTCGCTGGTGGCCGGCTCCGCGGTGGCGGGCGCCCTGGCGCTGACCCTCGGCGTGACCCTCAAGGTGCCGCATGGCGGCCTGTTCGTCCTGCCGATCCCGAACGCCGTGACCAACCTGCCCGGCGCCGTCCTGGCCCTCGCCGCCGGCACCCTGGTCACCGCGCTGGCGGTCGGCCTGCTCAAGAAGCGGACCGGCTGA